The following coding sequences are from one Streptomyces sp. NBC_01294 window:
- a CDS encoding ketoacyl-ACP synthase III produces MSKIKPSKGSPYARILGVGGYRPIRVVPNEVILETIDSSDEWIRSRSGIATRHWASPQETVAAMSVEASGKALADAGVGPEQIGAVIVSTVSHFKQTPAVATEIAHRIGAVKPAAFDISAGCAGFGYGLTLAKGMVVEGSAQYVLVIGVERLSDLTDLEDRATAFLFGDGAGAVVVGPSDEPAIGPTVWGSEGDKSDTIKQTVPWDEYLGKSGGEKFPAITQEGQAVFRWAVFEMAKVAQQALDAAGITADDLDVFIPHQANMRIIDSMVKTLKLPEHVTVARDVETTGNTSAASIPLAMERLLATGAAKSGDTALVIGFGAGLVYAATVVTLP; encoded by the coding sequence GCCGTCCAAGGGCTCCCCGTACGCCCGCATCCTCGGCGTCGGCGGCTACCGTCCGATCCGCGTGGTGCCCAACGAGGTCATCCTCGAGACCATCGACTCGTCCGACGAGTGGATCCGTTCCCGCTCCGGCATCGCGACCCGTCACTGGGCCTCGCCCCAGGAGACCGTCGCCGCGATGTCGGTGGAGGCCTCGGGGAAGGCGCTCGCGGATGCCGGTGTCGGCCCGGAGCAGATCGGTGCCGTGATCGTCTCGACGGTCTCGCACTTCAAGCAGACCCCGGCCGTCGCGACCGAGATCGCGCACCGGATCGGCGCGGTCAAGCCCGCCGCCTTCGACATCTCCGCGGGCTGTGCCGGCTTCGGCTACGGTCTGACCCTGGCCAAGGGCATGGTCGTGGAGGGTTCGGCGCAGTACGTCCTCGTCATCGGCGTGGAGCGGCTCTCGGACCTGACGGACCTGGAGGACCGCGCGACGGCCTTCCTGTTCGGCGACGGCGCCGGCGCCGTGGTCGTCGGCCCCTCGGACGAGCCGGCCATCGGCCCCACGGTGTGGGGTTCGGAGGGCGACAAGTCCGACACGATCAAGCAGACCGTGCCGTGGGACGAGTACCTCGGCAAGAGCGGCGGCGAGAAGTTCCCGGCCATCACGCAGGAGGGCCAGGCGGTCTTCCGCTGGGCCGTCTTCGAGATGGCCAAGGTGGCCCAGCAGGCGCTCGACGCCGCCGGGATCACCGCGGACGACCTGGACGTCTTCATTCCGCACCAGGCAAACATGCGGATCATCGACTCGATGGTGAAGACTCTGAAGCTGCCGGAACACGTCACGGTCGCCCGGGACGTGGAGACCACCGGCAACACCTCGGCCGCCTCGATCCCGCTCGCTATGGAGCGGCTCCTGGCGACCGGAGCGGCGAAGAGCGGCGACACCGCGCTCGTCATCGGCTTCGGGGCGGGACTCGTCTACGCCGCGACGGTCGTTACCCTCCCCTAG
- a CDS encoding acyl carrier protein: MAATQEEIVEGLAEIVNEIAGIPTEDVQIEKSFTDDLDVDSLSMVEVVVAAEERFDVKIPDEDVKNLKTVGDAADYILKHQA, from the coding sequence ATGGCCGCCACGCAGGAAGAGATCGTCGAGGGTCTCGCGGAGATCGTCAACGAGATCGCCGGTATCCCGACCGAGGACGTCCAGATCGAGAAGTCGTTCACCGACGACCTCGACGTCGACTCCCTGTCCATGGTCGAGGTCGTCGTCGCCGCCGAAGAGCGCTTCGACGTCAAGATCCCGGACGAGGACGTCAAGAACCTCAAGACGGTCGGCGACGCCGCGGACTACATCCTCAAGCACCAGGCCTGA